The nucleotide sequence TCCGTGATAATGTCTTCCGCGATGGTAGAGTCATCATTTTGACAATTGCCTGTCAAAAGTGATTAGAAATTATTAGAATATAGAGGGAGCCCCACATCGTCTTTGGTAGAAAACAAGAAGGTCCTTCTACAAGAGCTGCTGGGTAAGCTAGATTCCGTACCACGGCTGGAATTCCTGACCTTGTTTGAGGGCGTGCATAGGCTCAATGTACCCCTGATCGGAGCCAATTTTAATGGGCTGCGTGCAGTGGCGGTATGAGGGTTCTTATGAAAGCCCCCTGTCGTCAGAATTTGGAACCTGGCGCTAGATAAAGGTCTATGGTATAGCTTCTATATTCTTTGTATTGATATATTGTTGCTGATTTGTCTATGCAGTTTTAGTTTAACCTGATTTTCCTATGATGTGacacaaattaatctcggtctCAAGTACAACAATTTCTGTTTGAAGTAAACAAatcttgtttttcaaatttacatGACTAGAATCGGTTATCTGCTGACCCCCTTAAAAGGCAACACTGTACAGTCAGGTTTATCGTTTCTGATATTGATTTGTGCCACTTATTGTTCAAACTTGACCTCAGTTGTAGCGATAACTGTGTCGACGCTTTCTAACCGCATTTTTTACACATAGGCCTGTTACATGTAAGATAGGCCGCCGTTTGCACAGGCGTCATTCACCGACTAGGCCTATTTGCGTCTACACAGTATTCCGCGTACTCGGTATTGTATTTATAGGGGTGAAGAAATGACTGTATGACCCTAATCGATATCAAAGATGCGATTATGTACATTTCTTCTATTAGAGTAAGTGAAAAGCAATATATATAATGTATGCCCAATTATCTTGGCCAATGATTATAATTTAAAACAGGGGAAAGGTTAAAATGAGAAActaaaacattttgtttcaaacGTTTAAATAGCATAATATTTGTTGACCTATATGTACGTCAATTTCAATATCAGAGATTATACATGTGTATAAGACATTTCAATGTGACCATGTTTTAATCAACACCCTGTATACTATGACTGTTGAGAGgactctatacatgtataaacagcGGTCATTAAGACTGTAAAAAACACACACTCAGTTGACCCTGATACAAGGATATGCTTTGGCAAGAAATGCGAATTTTTCTTAACATTTGACATTGTGATATTGAAAAGTATAGTGCCATAAATAATATTTATTAATACGCAATATCATTATCGCAAAGGTTCTCTCAATGAATGCATAAACCTCATTAGGCCTATGTTTTCTTAACATTTGACATTGTGACATTGGAAAGTGTAATGCCATAAACAATTTTTATTTATCGCAATGATTCTCTCCTTGAATTTGAATGTATAAACTTCATAACCACGAAATCAATAAACAGGATTTTCCTTCACAATACGACAGGAAGgacattacttcagaaggaccCGTCCGCCCTTCTACACCGACTGAAGGTCACAACTGAGGAGGCAGAAGGGGACGAGGATGGAGAAGGATTGTTCACCAAAACAAAACTCAACCCACGGACTTAAGAGATCACTTTCGTATTCTTAAGTTGTACTTGATCTTCAATCTCATGACGGGTACGTGTTCTTGGATCAACTGTCTATCTAGGAGGAGACAAGAGTCGGACTCCTTACGTCCGCGTAAAGAACATTGGATAGATAATGCTACTCAAAAACACAGTTTATACATATATGACCTTGGAATATGCCGACTTGGCAGTGAACTGGTCTTCCCCTCTGAAGGCTGGATGATACGCACACCGCTGGTAGACCGTCCTGCCGTAGAGAGGCCCAATACACAGGTCAAAGGCTCTGGTGACCTGTGGTCAGAGCGCCTGTGTTGCTGTTCCCCGTGTTTCAGTGTTCTATCCAGTAGACATCTAGAGAAAACCAGTCAGTCTGGCTTTCAGTGTACCCAAACAATGAGGAGGGAACACTGAAGAGGGGGAACACTCAGATatggaaacactcaaaacaCCCGGCTTACAACAAGGAGGCTCGATTGTTCGCGGTACACAGGCGATGAAAGAAAGCATCTACAACACCTACAGGAAGAAAATCACCATGGTCTTTTGCGCTCACGAAACATGCTCTGGGCGACCTTACCTCATGTGTATCCTCCAACTAAGAATGAGAATACGGACTTCATTTAACTTGACTTACCGTAAGCCAGAACAGTCAAGACCAACACGCATGTTCTGAAAATCGCCATTTTCACATCTGCATCGGTTTATTCACATAGTGTATCTAATGTTTGACCAGTTTATCAAATGGGACAGTTGTTCATACCTTGGTGATGATGTCGTCTCGATAACCTTGATAGCGAGATTTTGTTTGTCTTATCACTCATATCAAGATACCAGGCACAAATTGCGAATTGGGGCGTTGACTCATTCTAACATTCCACATTAGGGAACGACATGCCTTTTTATTCACATGTGGGGCGAGAGACCTGTTTGATCGTTGCTCTAAGTTActttgctgaaaaacctcttcgGGATGTAAATTGTGCTGGCCAACTGATTACTTTTCATTgttctgtttggagaagtcgcgGTCCTACTGGAAGCCAATATATCTCAttcccaagttgtccctttaaatgtacTGACTACCTTTGGAAATAATTTGGCAATTAGAACTACCCTCCGCCCAGTGCAATATGCACCTTTTGAAGAGTGTGCAGGACCAGTCAAATAGGTTAGGTTATTTAATCTGGCTGCCGGGCCCAGCCTGGTTCTCTTCACCTCTTGCCTTTGCAGATAAAACAACGGAAGATCCTCCAGTGGATATCCCCTCTGAAGAGCTGAAGAGTGCCTGGACCAGTCTGGTGGCTGTgtcttaagcccgcagcacactagccgccaactttggcgacaagaagcgttcagctgacgcctctcgacgacGAAGTTGGCGGcaagtggatcccggtcagggcacacctgcccagaatcggcgtccagtagcgtcttttccgcaactTAAGGCTgctattttgaaatcaagtgacatcaagacgcatactgattggccatagcctcgtcgccgacgccaattcaggcggcaatccgtagcacacctggcttcttcttgcgttcaaacgcggcgacacgggtcaaaaatcaaacatgttagatatttggcgtttagttgcggcaagcggcggcaagtcgcgttcgccgacgccgttcgtagcagactagggatttttcaggcgttcagggcccttgcggcaaaaaacgccagtgaacgccgaagttggcggctagtgtgctgcgggctttacaaGCCAGAGTTCGTCATCCCAGTGGAAAGGTGGAGTTCCTTTGAGAAAACTCTAAGGATTACTGCTCTGGTACTGAGGTTCATTGGGAACCTAAGATTGAAGATTAGGAAGGTTGAGGTTAGTCCCATCTGGTTATACTGATAAGGTGAGTGAAAACCTTTCTCTTGAGGAATTGACTGCAGCTAAGAACTTGTTGTTCCGCTGCCTAAAGAAACATTCTTATGGACCTGAGTTGACAGCTTCAGTAAATGGAGCGACCATCCCTAAGAGTTCCTCATTGGCGGTGTTGTCACCATTTTGGATGAGGATGGGTTCATTCGAAACAAAGGAAGACTCAAGTTGTCAAGTCTATAGTCTAGCCAAGTCTGTAAAACGTGAGTGTATGAGTAGTCAGAAAcaggatccactggccgccaacagGATGCTGCACCTTAAAACTGCCCCGTAGCCCCTCTGCCTGCCCTGAGAATAAAGCCGGCCTTGTGAAGACGAGTAAGGATGGAGTCATGTTGTGGACCCAACCCTATCGGATCAGCAAACAGCGTATTCCGGTGGCTCAAACAGCGGATGATGTTATAGTCACAAGTCATTTTGTGTGAAGAGACATACCTAGACTTGctaaaaacatcaaaatctgataaaatACTTTTCAAACTGCGCACATATCTAATGAAACCAAACCCGAATCGAATCTGTGCGCAGCCCTTTATCTTTTCTTTCAATCACCGAGTCAGAATTGTTTATTGTGAATTCAGCTAGAAAAGATATATTTTTAGATCCCTGAAACCGAAATGGCTTAAATAAGACTTTATAAACAAACACGATGGTCCATATTACGAAAATGAACCTGATGTTGGTCAATGAACTGAAACAGACACAAGAGGTGTGTAACATAAATAAATGATGTCATATTTCACTTGGCCTTGGGTCGTCTTGTCACGTGCTCTCACTTATGGTCATGTGACTTCCTCGGATTGGTCCCAAAAAGCTTTTGAGGGTCAAGCCCGATCTCAAATTAGGTCAAAAGTAACGCCACGAGAGGTGAATCGCGAATACAATAGCCCAGAAGACTCGCTCAAAACGGTCAGGATTCTAACTAAACCGTTTATTCCAAAATTAAGGTAAGTTATTTTCGAGTTAAAAACGctttaattgcaatttaaatTTGAATACCTACTTGGCTTTCGTACCGATCCGCGGGTCGGGTCGGCGTGCACTAGGCTTGGGTATTCACCATTGCGTTTATTTCCTGGATAACTATTCAGGCGATGATGTAAAACTATATCCGTCATACTGAATACAAAAGTACGGGTGATTGATCTCGACTAGCGACCGTAATTTAATAATTGTATTATGTCAGTTATTCAACTTGAAATGTAGCCTATATAATCTTTTTCGAGTCACCAGAGTTTTTAGGTCAGGTGGGGGAGCCTTGTCTTATTTAGTCAATTCGACCTCCGtgtctcatttcatctaccaccaaatcattcccaggtgagcacaatgtcccaagGTAATTTCATTTTACCAATGAAAAGAGAGTAACAATATTCAGAACCTGATGGCTGCTCCATTGTGCGATGTAGGATAGGACGACTGCATTGAAAACAGTATTGATATTCGACCTGGTTTTGGTTACTGAATGTTCACTGAAGGGTGGATTTTGACGCCATCCTGTTGACACTATTTCATATAGAATCGTCTGTACTTCGTCTGTTCAGCGTTTTTGCATTTTAAGAGTGGAGAACCAATCGTGCACCCCTTGAAGCACTCATGTATAGGTGATGTATGGGTGATACCTATATAGCACGAGAACAATTCTTACAGGATAATCAATACAATTTTGCCGACGGCAACATTTTAGGACATTTGTTTACTTTCGAAACATTCTGCATACATTCGCATGGAATATCAGATTTAAAATTTCGCTCTAGCCAATCGTGGGGATGTAAGGAATGTGGACACGATTTCCTGCATGGACTATCTTGGTATTAAACCTTAAACCGGTGAGTGATAGGGTAGGAATATTAAAATTTGGAATCTGAATACCCTCACAGCATTCTGGGATGATCACCCTAAAATCCACTTCACGAAAAAATGACACTCTGATGATTGTGATTTcgaacagaaaatgaaatatttgagcaAAATGTTATATTCATTTGAAACATAAAAATCCAAAGTATCTGAAAATACCGTCTTGATCCTCAATATATTGACATTGCTGAGCTTCCAGATATCGGCGGAGGTTATACCGAGGCAACACCCCTGGAAGTAGTCAGGATGGAAAACACTTTTGGCGGAATCAGATAAAGCATGCCCAAACACGAGTAATTTGAAACGAAACACTGACTAACTTTACAGCTATTTTTGGGTTGTTTTGCGTGCAATGCCGTTTTTTCGTGAAAAAGATTATGGGATGTTTGGTAGATTTTGCTGCATAGATGTTTCACATCCAATGCGGCGTCTGAGTATGTAAGTATGCGTTAGGAAATACCATTGCATGCGCCtattataggcaggagcagctgggttaaattggccatcttcgggtgactaattaagtcatgttagattcagcactaaatgtattcattgtacaagcgtgaatacttttgacgtactgtgagatgtgagagacccctattggcgactttttgtaactttatcttgcctgcctagcagcTGCCAAAAGTGTCattataatataatatataatataatataattttCTTTCATGGAAAAGGGTACACTGTTCCCCCAGTTTAGGCCTCACCCTTGTTGgtaaacaaattcttgtctaCGGGTATACATCCCTAATGTACAGTGCTTTGTTATGAACTCAATGGGTGATATCATGAATTTATTCATGGTTATATGgttaaagactagcaaatgcttttatcttttATATTCATTAGTGCATCGATCCATGTGGAACcggtcgacgcatggagagaTTCGGATCAAATCggggtcaacatcggaaaagcgtgataattcagtcagattttgaatatttccttttttatttatattttttaactacttatgtagaatagcaGGTGActtggcagccgacagctgggtaatattgcccttaataatgccaattgTCATATAAGGGCACCTTTCACACTACAGGACAGCTGGTGTTACACGGCTGCCTCCGGTATTGTGAGATATCCATTCTTCCAAGTAAAACTGGACATTCATATTGCAGTAAGTAAACAACTAATTTAATTAAATTGGGAGGTAGTTGACACACCCACGGGATGTTTATGCGAGGTATATCATGACATGGTGGTTATGTTTACATTCATTCGACATCCATCTCTCATTTCAGGAGGATCCTTCAACGAATCATGACGTTGTTTTCGAGGACAGATTACATGAGAGTTCTGGTGGTGTCTGTGGCTGGGGTGACAGCAGGTTTCTTGATATTCCAATACAGCCCTATCGGTCTATCAGCGCGAACAAAGTCCATCTACAGCGTGTCACAAAAATCGCAGAAACTTACTTCAATTCGAGGCACTCGCATTAACCAACCTAAATATCGTGACATAACGGTGGGAACACTGCGGAAGGATAGAACAAGGAATGCGGCTATCGGGGAGAAAGTGCCGAATACCAAAATGATAACAGCAGCAACAACTTCGCGGAAAACAGCAACTGAAAAATACCCACCAGGAATGTTTCCTGGGGGTCCACCGGTTCCATATAATTACCCTGTCGTGCCGAAGATTGTTCATCATACTTGGTTTTCATTTACGAAAAGTGATAAAATGAATAGATTTCGGTTTCATCACTTCATCAGTATGTTGAGTGCATATAAATATATCAAGCCAACCAAGATTGTGTTCTGGCATGACACTGAACCGAGCGGAAAATGGTGGACAAAAATACGGCAAAAAGTTCCGATTATTGAAATGAAGTACCGGAAGGCGCCCACTGAAATCCACGGGAAGCCCGTGAGGGGAACTGCGCATGCGTCGGACATAGTGCGCCTGGAAGCCATTATGGAATTCGGCGGGATATACACAGACTTGGACGTTGTTGTGCTGAAGTCGTTCGACCCGCTCCTGAAGTACAACACGACGATGGGATACGAAACCGGACCGAACGTCGCGAATGGTTTGTGTAATGGCGTGATAATTTCTCGTCCCCGCGCGAAGTTCCTCGAGATTTGGCACTACGAGTACAGGACGTTCGACGATGCTCAGTGGGCGATTCATTCTGTTATTTTGCCCGCACAATTGGCCAGGAAGTATCCATCCCTGATTCATACCGAGGCTAAGTCGCTTCATCGGCCGAACTGGATGGAAAGAAAATGGTTGTACAACGATGGCTCCCTCTATGACTGGAGTAAGAACTACGCGGTTCATCTTTGGTACAGATACCATAAGGTCGACCACAACCCAGAAGATATCAAGAAGTTAAATACGACAATGGGGGAACTATTTCGATATATTTATTATGGGAAGAAAGACctgattttctgaaattcaTTTAACCAACACGTGTGCTATTATTCTAAATAAGCCGTCACCCCCGATCCAATCGTCCTGATGGTAGGCCAAAATCCAATGATAGCTCTGTTTTATATTTATACGCGACATTACTTTTGTGGCAGTGGGAAAATCCTAAAGGCCGCGGCCGTAGTGTCTTAGGAGAGACACACACTTCGAAAACGGTGATATAAACTTTAATCGCCAACAACTgcaactacagggtggcccagaattattttccctcacacaatggatgggaaaataattctgggccaccctgtagtcaGACATGTTTGAACTTTCACTGAATTTGGTGGTTTATTATGATGAGGTCACAGATGGTGTACATCGATTACGTCACTGCGGTTTTCGTTTTTGCAAGACTCCGTCTCGGCCGCTAgtcctctgtacatttttacatgcaTAATTTCTTTCTGGTTCGCTGTATTTGAACCCTTTCTGCGGGAGGCATTTTTACTTAGGTGACCATAACCTCTATGGTCCATATTTCTGACTCAGAAtcttttatttctaagagtgtagatCTTACATATACTAGACTTTAACATATTTGATATAGATTCTGTCTATAAATGTAGCTAATATATCGAAATATTAAAACAAGTTTTAACATTCATAGATTTTAACATTCAGTTTTCATAGATTTCGTAGGGATTTCGATTATTTCTTATTAAATATTTTCCTGTGTTTAGAGGCGCAAGAGTACAAAAAGTCTTCCATTCTTACAATTTTTGAATCGAATCTTTCCATCATGCAGAAAATTGGGACTTCTGCTCAAATATTAGCCAATCAGAAAGTCTGTTGTGTCCATCGTTGCCTACATGTACCTCGCCGAAACATGCATGTCtaagcctggtaaaaccactcCCTGTGGGATCTCGTGATTGtgtggtcgatcgctccgggCAACGTAAAACGTAGCTAGATgcaaccttgcgtcaggaattggcggacgAGGCTGATGCATGTCACCAGTTGGTTAAAATATGACAAGTCCCAAATATCTGTATCAGGAAAATGGCGAATGGCCATGCGGCGATGTCATTACGTGTTATTGACCAATGAATCTACGAGTTTTCTCCACCGTGGATCGTCCATGGTATTTCTGCTGCTCTCCTGGCGTGAAATTTCAGTCATCATTTTCCGTCTGCCGTATAATAGACGATTCGCATTCTCATGCGCGTTCGCCATTAATTTTGGAGGCAATGCCTGCGTCAGTCGCATTACAATGCCGTCAATGTTTTCTCTTGGTCGTTCAAAGTCTCCCTGCTTCAAACTCGGCAATGACTTTCTCCGATTTGCGCTCAATTGCAGACCAATTTTTGGGTCAGAACCGAAATGCGACGCCTGCGGTGGAGTGTTCCGCACAGATTCAAGACATCTTTGAGCGTCGTCTGCACATGCGCTGCGGCGATCAGTCAAAAACAAATTATCACTTTCATCGTCATACGAATGGACAGAAAAGTTATCGTCATTATTTGGTTTTGTATGAAAACGATCTCCaatgttttgtttcaaaatatcacttGGATGACACGTTGCCGATTTCAAACCTTGCTTTGCTACATCTGGCAACTTGCCAGTCATCCGGGCACTTTTTTTCGAACTTCTGGTGCTCCGCTTTCCGGCGGATGCGAATATGCCCAAAGCCTGCATTTTAATGACTGGAAGTTTCACACCGTTTTTTGGCTCCCGTGGCGCTGGGGAAATTGTCGCGATCGAGTCCAAGTCGTCCAGATCCGAGTCCCATTTATGCAAATTAGATTCTTCTTCGCTGATGACCGGAGGCCGCCGCAATTTGTATGTAGCGTCGACTTTGGAGGAATCATTCAAACGTTCAACTGACCGACACTGAAGACTCTCCGGTTTGGGATATTTCGGTGTCTTTGCTAAAGAGCGCCGCCTGGATTTCTGTCGTCTGGGTTTGCCACTAGGTGGCGCTTCACGGCTTCCTTTTCCTTTCGTCGCGGTGAGGTCTTCTGCTGCGTCGCCTGCTGGGGAGAAAACGATGATTCAAGTAAAAAATTGAATCAGAATGAATGGTATCCGGTCGATCGCCGGTTGTAacaataggcaggtttagcAACCTCTAAGAGCGACGACGTTTGAACTACGGAAAATCTGTCGGGTCATCAAGTCCTGCGCAAATTTATTTaggcgacactcgtaaatcatcagTAGTTGTAGGATGTATCGCAGATATTTCCAGAACAAAAGGTCGATAAGTACATTGAGATACTCCGCAGCGCGTCCGGcattcgtagctcttcgtaagggttgcagAATCTGCCTTATATCCTTCAAACGACCGTGGGCGCCATCTGTCTACACATGCGACGACATTTGGTGATGAGACTCTGAACTAAACAGCCTTATTTACACAGAGGACGCTCGCAGCCGTTTGAACTGAAGACAGTGCATTTCCATAAGTTGCCGTACAAAATGCAATTTACGTGAAAACCTCGATTTCACTGTGTAGACAGACAAATATGTGACCAAATTTCTgctaattcgtatgcataataactgcactacggcattgtgtataactgcatttctattttcctggaccaccagtaattggCGAGTGGCGTTCTCCTTTAATGTTCTCCGTCTATCGCTAAATCCCATGCAATATTCATGGTTATTGATCACGTGATGACGTCAACGGATACGGAAGTGGAGATGACGCAACGGAAGTCATCGGCGGCCATTATTTGCGAATTACAGAACACTCCACCTCTGCATACACATGTTACTTTAAATCAATTGCGTAAACGTTGGTCGACTCTGTCAACAAACTTGATCGTCTGCTACATGCAAGTCAATTTAGCTGAGCGAGAGGACAAAAATTGATCAGGTTAATGAGTGCCAAAGGCGATGTTACTTGTGTTGGAAAATGCTAACGAATGAAGGCGATCAAAGGTACCACTTTTGGCCCTTTTGACCCTTCTTTCGGGTCACAGGGAAAGTCAAGATGCCAAAAACTATCCCTTGTTAAAGTTCCCCCATGGACCCTCATTATGATATACACATGTTGACATGATTTAAAGACATCCAGTTTTTGACCCATACTTTGGGACCGTTATATACAGTAGGGCCTTTACGTGTCCAAATTCTGGGGCTATGTGCAACTTCACATGCgggaatttttttcaatttttaatcAGCACCCCAGTAATATCCAACAGGTCTTTTCCCACTGCCCGATAATATGTCAAAGGGTTAAATGCTCAGCCTTTCTTATTCAAATGCATTACTTCGAGCCATCAGCGTAAAGATATCCGTACCcatctaaacctctctaattACTCACCAGCAAATCTCAGCCTGTCATCTTGGTCGAAGACTTGATTGACGAAGAATTGTCTCTGAAACCAATTCAGGGTGTTCTCCCGGCGGCGCCGCTCCTGGCGTATCTGTTCCAATTTCTTCTCCAGTTCGCGCTCCTCCCATGGGTTGTTGCTGAGAATCACGGAAGAGAGATGCGTCTTGATTGGTATTCGCACAATGGGCGGCCGGACACCCCGCTCTTCAAACCCAGACAGCTCCATCTCCAAGTCCGGCGACCGCAGAATATCACGCTCGAATTCGCGAGACTCACCCGAACGATCTTTCCCGATCAAGTACATGGCGTTGCCTAGCGACTGTCAAGTAACAATATGGCGGTTTGTCACAGTTGCATTAGTTCAATTGTATGTCATTTGCGGATATATCTCCTAAATGCTTGGGGAAGTTGTCCAATAAGGCAATACGCCAATGATTAGAGATTGTTTATCAGACCTTCCTGTGCGCTGGCAAAACCTTGACGAATTTGACCATATTTCCCGATATCCATACAATTCATGAATGCGATCATAACACCCCGCGTAATCCACCAGCCGTtaatgatatcattgtttttCGGCAACAATACGGTAAGGTGCACTCAACACCAGCTATGGTTTAGTTcgtcatacatgtattgttcttCCTCGTTTCCCGATGAAAACTTTCATGAACAAGACAGCCACTGGGGTTAAATGATTATATGCATGTAAGATCGTCACTACCGCTTGCAGAAGGGCCCTATCTGAGCCCCCGAGTACTTGCCGAGCACTTGCCTATCACATGCCGATCACTTGCCGAGAACTTGCCGATCACTTGCCGAGAACTTGCCGAGCACTTGCCGAGCACTTGCCGAGCACTTGCCGAGAACTTGCCGAGAACTTGTAGAGCACTTGCCGAGAACTTGCCGAGAACTTGCCGAGCACTTGCCGAGCACTTGCCGAGCACTTGCCGAGCACTTGCCGAGCACTTGCCGAGCACTTGCCGAGGACTTGCCGAGGACTTGCCGAGAACTTGCCGAGAACTTGTAGAGCACTTGCCGAGCACTTGCCGAGAACTTGCCGAGAACTTGCCGAGAACTTGCCGAGAACTTGCCGAGAACTTGCCGAGAACTTGTAGAGCACTTGCCGAGAACTTGCCGAGAACTTGCCGAGCACTTGCCGAGCACTTGCCGAGGACTTGCCGAGGACTTGCCGAGAACTTGCCGAGAACTTGTAGAGCACTTGCCGAGCACTTGCCGAGAACTTGCCGAGAACTTGCCGAGAACTTGCCGAGAACTTGCCGAGAACTTGCCGAGAACTTGCCGAGAACTTGCCGAGAACTTGCCGAGTAGATGCCTGTAAGTCCCTCGTGCGCACAGCAAATGAATTGTTAGCGGGCCAGCAAAAGTTAGTGCGACTGAAACGGCGTTTCTTCAAAATGACACAAATCGTCGACCTAAAGCAACATTCAGGTATTCCTGTTCTTAATAGGAAGTAACGTCTTGAGATATTTAGACATACTTCGCACTTCGTTCGTATAGCTCTTCGTTGGGTTGCGAAGCCTCTCTAATGTATGTGCCTCTTTCATGTTTACTTCAGGAAAACAAGATATATTCATCGAAAAAGGTAAAAGCTTTGTTTCATTGTTGTGAATGCAAATGCCCTGCCCGGGGAAAGGTTTGGGGTGATCTGGGCTGGTAGAAACTAGTCGAAAATATCTTGAAGATTACGTTACAGAATGCCAGCATAAATTTTGAATTAGGCGAATGATTTGAATTCCGGGTTTTTGTTGCAAACTACAGTGTAATTGTAATTCAATCTCAATCGTCAAAGGACGAGGGTGATTATTTCTTCACCGTTCCAACCTGGGTTAACTTCATTAttttcttttcatcaaatttgaaagcGTTCTTGAGTCACTGAATGTCGTTTAGTCTCAATATCAAAGAATCAATACTTGCTGATACTATAAACCAAGATACTGACAGTCAACCATAACTTTGCATTGCTTTGCCTCATCACTCGTACACCGGGATAATTTAGTAAACAATCTCATCTGCTTGAGGCATGTACTGTACTTTGAAATACACGTACCATAAAAAGATCTACACTGTCCCAGACTAAGTTCTATAATCCCATCGACGCATCCAGGGCAAACGCATTTTAAAGGAATTGAGTCAAAACGCTTTCAAATATTGAGACTGAAATATCAGCCCGATAAAAATCTTCTTGGATGAAGCAGtttctatacagggtggc is from Lineus longissimus chromosome 18, tnLinLong1.2, whole genome shotgun sequence and encodes:
- the LOC135502288 gene encoding uncharacterized protein LOC135502288, with protein sequence MTLFSRTDYMRVLVVSVAGVTAGFLIFQYSPIGLSARTKSIYSVSQKSQKLTSIRGTRINQPKYRDITVGTLRKDRTRNAAIGEKVPNTKMITAATTSRKTATEKYPPGMFPGGPPVPYNYPVVPKIVHHTWFSFTKSDKMNRFRFHHFISMLSAYKYIKPTKIVFWHDTEPSGKWWTKIRQKVPIIEMKYRKAPTEIHGKPVRGTAHASDIVRLEAIMEFGGIYTDLDVVVLKSFDPLLKYNTTMGYETGPNVANGLCNGVIISRPRAKFLEIWHYEYRTFDDAQWAIHSVILPAQLARKYPSLIHTEAKSLHRPNWMERKWLYNDGSLYDWSKNYAVHLWYRYHKVDHNPEDIKKLNTTMGELFRYIYYGKKDLIF
- the LOC135502287 gene encoding uncharacterized protein LOC135502287 isoform X2, with the protein product MYLIGKDRSGESREFERDILRSPDLEMELSGFEERGVRPPIVRIPIKTHLSSVILSNNPWEERELEKKLEQIRQERRRRENTLNWFQRQFFVNQVFDQDDRLRFAGDAAEDLTATKGKGSREAPPSGKPRRQKSRRRSLAKTPKYPKPESLQCRSVERLNDSSKVDATYKLRRPPVISEEESNLHKWDSDLDDLDSIATISPAPREPKNGVKLPVIKMQALGIFASAGKRSTRSSKKSARMTGKLPDVAKQGLKSATCHPSDILKQNIGDRFHTKPNNDDNFSVHSYDDESDNLFLTDRRSACADDAQRCLESVRNTPPQASHFGSDPKIGLQLSANRRKSLPSLKQGDFERPRENIDGIVMRLTQALPPKLMANAHENANRLLYGRRKMMTEISRQESSRNTMDDPRWRKLVDSLVNNT
- the LOC135502287 gene encoding uncharacterized protein LOC135502287 isoform X1, producing the protein MYLIGKDRSGESREFERDILRSPDLEMELSGFEERGVRPPIVRIPIKTHLSSVILSNNPWEERELEKKLEQIRQERRRRENTLNWFQRQFFVNQVFDQDDRLRFAAGDAAEDLTATKGKGSREAPPSGKPRRQKSRRRSLAKTPKYPKPESLQCRSVERLNDSSKVDATYKLRRPPVISEEESNLHKWDSDLDDLDSIATISPAPREPKNGVKLPVIKMQALGIFASAGKRSTRSSKKSARMTGKLPDVAKQGLKSATCHPSDILKQNIGDRFHTKPNNDDNFSVHSYDDESDNLFLTDRRSACADDAQRCLESVRNTPPQASHFGSDPKIGLQLSANRRKSLPSLKQGDFERPRENIDGIVMRLTQALPPKLMANAHENANRLLYGRRKMMTEISRQESSRNTMDDPRWRKLVDSLVNNT